TCAATCCCTATATCTTTTTGTACTTATTTGTATTAATTCGATTGTTACACCACTTAGTTTGGTATCTAAACtactaaaatttcataatttttacatAGTATTATACTTTCAAACAACATGGCAATAGAGTTTGTGGAAGCAAACtttattgaataagaaaatacaggagaaaagaaaatactggccaaataaataaaaaaatccccaaaacaATTTGAATAAGAAAACCCTAAATCCCCAAATTCCCCTCTCGTCACCACCCTCCCAAATTCCGAATTCATCGCCATTCACACGCGCTATGCTTACAGCCTGATCATCACATCCAGAATTCAAGGTATTTCTCTGCTAGAACATGGCGGAAACGCTGGATAGGACGCCGAACCAGACATCGCCGACGCGTTCGAGGTCGGTGACGGAGACGGTGAACGGGTCGCACCGGTTCGTGATACAGGGATACTCTCTGGCGAAAGGCATGGGCGTCGGTAAACACATAGCGAGCGAAGAATTCACTGTGGGAGGGTACAAATGGGCCATTTATTTCTACCCCGACGGGAAGAATCCCGAGGATAACTCAACCTACGTCTCGGTGTTCATTGCGCTGGCGAGCGAGGGTACTGATGTGCGGGCGCTCTTCGAGCTCACGCTCATGGATCAGAGCGGGAAAGGGAAGCATAAGGTGCATAGCCATTTCGATAGGTCGCTCGAGAGCGGGCCCTATACGCTGAAATACCGCGGTAGCATGTGGTGAGTTTATCGTTTCATTGTCATTCTTGCAAGTTCCTATTTGGATACCCGGCTTTCGTTTACACTTTTGCGTTCGAAATGGCGTGAAATGGATGATGTGTTGCTGAGATTATGTGATTTTATCTGAATTGATTCTTTGATGTTTTTCTTGCCTTCTTATTTTTGGTCTTACTCAATGAACAaacaactattttttcttctttagatTTTGGGCATGCTAATTCTATAGGCTGCTATTTTGTTAATCAGTAGATTTCTCTGTGGTATAAGTCTTTGTAAAAGGGTTGTTTTGCTTTACGATAGGAAGTGTGGTAGCATATCTTGTTGGTGTCATCATATGCCAGCCAGCTTCTATTGTTTCTTGTGATGAAGTTGGATTGTACCCTACATGAATTGCATGTGTCCCAGTTTAGTAACTTTAGTTGCATTACCAAGAGGGTTTAGACTTGGTGGTAACTGGTTCAGGTATATATCATGATTCTTTAACTCTATTTCCCTGTATGATCAATGCTGGACTATAGGTCAGGGCCATCTAATATTGGAATTACACGAATAAAGGAAAAACTGCCTTGTTGGGTTAAATAAAAAGTGGTTTATGTTGCACTATCAGGTTTATAAGATTAGCTCCACATTTGGTAACACGTTTTAATCAGTTCCTCCAGAATGGTTTAGTACCTAGTAATCTATATCAAAAGATGTAATGAAAATTGTTATCACAGATTCACAGATTGTGTTGGTTTGGGCCTAATGAATTTTATGAATCATATCAGTATTCTTTAATTGGGTAAAGTTGGTGGTCTTCCTTTCTGATACTTACGTTTTAACTTCTTCTGTGCCTTAATGCAGGGGTTACAAGCGTTTTTTCAGGAGAGCTATGCTTGAAACATCAGATTTTCTTCGAGATGATTGCTTGAAGATCAACTGCACAGTTGGAGTTGTTGTTTCTGCTACTGATTGTTCTATGTTACACTCTATTCAGGTTCCAGATTCTGATATTGGGTCAGACATTGGGATGCTTTTAGAAAACATGGAAGGTTCTgatatcatatttaatgtaTCTGGGGAGAAATTCCATGCCCATAAGTTGGTATTATCTGCCCGTTCCCCCAAGTTTCGGTCTGAGCTCCTCGAAGGAGTGGATATTGAAGCGGAAGAGGTTATGGTACCGGACATGGAACCTAAAGTTTTTAAGGTGAGGTGATGTTATAGTTTTGATCTGCTCTTTCTGGTTCTACTAGAGTAATTATCTTACCTAACAGTAAGCTATAGCATTTTGGTGATTTGCTATTTCTGCCCTTAAATTAGTGAGGTTGATGAAATGGCTAGCCTGTTCATTTCCATAATGGTGAATGTGGATACATGCTAATGTTCTTTGATTCACGACAGGCGCTGCTGCACTTTATCTACCGAGATACCTTGGCTGAAGATGAGCTGATATCATCTAGTTCTTGTTCTACACCTTTGGTAGCTGACACCCTGACTGCAAAATTGCTGGCTGCAGCTGATCATTATGACTTAGAAAGACTCAAAAGGATATGTGAATCTCATCTGTGCAAAGATATATCTGTAGATTCAGTTACACAAGTGCTTTCTTTGGCAGATTGTTATCATGCTGCAGAATTGAAAGATGTCTGCCTTAAATTTGCCGCTGAGAACCTGGCAGGTATATGACTTGTGGACTTCTTTCTTTAACCCGTGATTATTTGGAATCTTGTTATTTCTGATATAAGAGGAGATCCTCATTTCATTACCTGGCTCCTTTCCTTATGACAGTTGCTATTCATTTCATTGTGGTTGTCCATAAGATACTATGGCATTTATAGGCCTTTATTAGTGTTGTTTTACTAACACTTAAGGTTGAGAATGAGATGGAAATCTCCTCTCACTGCAGCGTCAACACATTTTGAAGTTCCATTTTATGGTGCCAATAGAATTTATGCCAATGACCTTTGATTTGCTTTTCCCAGCTTGTTTTTgagtatgtatgtatgtatgtatgtatgtatgtattcTTACAGTAGCATCCTAACTTAGAGGAAACATGATTCTTCTAGGTGTTGGTCTTTAGAGATAAATTAGATTTGTGTAAATTTTGCCAATGACCAAGCTAGTTgggttttttatttatttggggagtaaagtaaatatattatgaaattgtTGAAGGAAAGTGCTTCCACAAATTCTTTGACAGgcactttacttttttttaatcttttcgGACGATCACCTCTTTCTTGAACAACCTCTTTCTTCACCAGTCTTCGCCTTCCATTCTCTTGAACTAAAACATCGAagaatttttctattttctttctgTCCATTTTTAAGAATGAATTGAAACCCACAACTATGTGCCTATTTATAGACCCCTGTGTCACTTTTTCAATGTAGTGTTCTCAATTATTCATGTCATTTGATTATTTGTTTCCTTATCAGAGCTAcagaaagaaaagtgaatcTAGGTGCTAACATAAGCATCTAGTAGCAAAAGGTagattgaaattttgaaattataatatggactatggagtagtatgttaacataaaaatgtgtaaaaatcaaactaatcTGGGGGTGATATAATAATGATCACACAATAAAagttcattttaaattttcaaataaaatactatatggTATCACGCATTCACACCACTTACGTGTTGTCATATAATCATGTAATTCTGCTTCATATTGTCTTCCCTTGTctcaataacatttttattctttgttacttttcaattaaaatgtaaACACTATTATATATGAGAATGTATATTTCACCCTGTGTTACTATGTATTCACTTTTTGACGTAGTTCAAATTgtaactatatatactaggttatttaaatgaaatgtagcATGCTTACGTAGTTCAGTATTGATGCTTTTGTATTTCTTAATGTTGCTCACAACATTTTGGAACTTCTCAGTCGACCAAGGTTTAGAATTTGAAGTTAGTATATGTTGTGGCCTTTTCTGCACATTCTGGAATGATTAATAGGTACATAAGGGAAGTGCAAAGTTGTATTTGCATAACAGGCTCCTAGTGTAACATTTCTGCATCATTAAGTAAGacattaataattatagtacaaATCATAGTTTAACTCATACTTTGATACCCCCAATTACTTGACTTGTGTTTGGATCTACATTGTGGACAATATACTAGTATCTTATTCTCCATGATCTTTGAGTTTGTAGCCTATTAGATTGCAACTACCATGTACTATGTATTTTAGCTTTGTATATTGATTCGCTGCGATATACAATCTACCATGACTCTTTTTGCAGCTGTCATGCGTTCGGATGGTTTTGAATATCTTAAAGAAAATTGCCCATCTCTACAGTCTGAGCTTTTGAAGACGGTGGCTGGCTGTGATGAAGACTGCAGCAATGGTGGTGTCAAGTCCGGGAGCGTGTGGGCTCAGCTCTCTGATGGCAGTGACAACAGCAGCCGGAGAGTTAGGCAACGAACTTGATTTTGGAAGGTAGGAATGATAGCTGAGTGAACAATATTTTCTGTAACAATTGTAATTAGCAGTAATGTTTTGTATTTCGTTCAGAAAATTATGGTGACACAGTGAAGTTGCTACATTTACTGTGCTTATTGTGCTTTGATCCAAAAATTGGATTCAAAAGTACTACACATGAAACAAGTGAGAATTAGCTTTTGTTTAAGGCAATTATATATGATAAAGTGCCTTCTTAAACCAAGTGACTAGAACGTAAAGAAACAACAATATATTCGTCAAAAGCCCTCataaatgaaacaaatataaatgCGCACACGTTGTTACAATGTGAAAACTGCTAGACATCAAGACCAAACATCACAGAATTGTTCCTGAAAAAGTAAGCAATCTGCCCCAATATTGAGGCCAGAACTTAAATTCACGCGACAAGTAGCAAtggaaaatagaaaacatgTCCAGAGAAAGTTGATAATCTGCGTTTTCTCGAATGCAAATAAGTGGACTAGATGGTAGGCATGGCATTCCAAGCACTGGAATCATGATCATGGTGGCTTGGAGTTGATGGAGTTGCCACTGCGTCAACTATTTTGTAGTCTTTGCTCAAATCGTCACCATAAAAAGCTTCGATTGCATCTTTTACAGTGTGTTCGTTAGTTTGGTGCTTAACTGGGCTGAAGCAGTTCGAGGCAAGCAAAAAATCAGGTCTGGAAAAGATCATCTGGTTTCTTGCCTCAATGCTATCATCATATGTCAATAGGCCCCCGTTTATTGCTTCTTCCTTAActaaaacatcaaaataatgcaggataaaatcatgaaaaatcCCCAGTGAAGTAAATGCAGAGCACAAATAGAGCGATGAAGGTTGTGTAGAAGGAACTCGTACCTGGAAAAGTCCCCGTATGGAAGGTCTCATCCAACGAGTTCCCACTGAACATTGATGGGGAAGAATGACCTAAAGGAGAGAGTTGATTATCATATGCTCCCCATTCCGTCTCGTGGAGAGTATGTAATGAGTCATCCATAAAAGTGGGTGCATGTGGGGTATTAACACTGTTGCTCTTGGAGTTTCTTATGGTTTCTGATTCAGATAGAACTGCTTCCAATAGACCACTATTTTGGCGTGAAAGATTACATGAGTTCATGGGCTCATTTGGGGGCGACTGGATTAAATTTTCATCGGACTCAAGGTAACGCAACGGGGAAGAGGGTGAGGGTGAGCCCCAAGTACCCATCTGTGTTTGGAGTGAAGGGAGCTCCGGCTTCGTTGCCCAAGAAGGCTCTGAAGAAGAGTTGCCATTTAAGACGGCATGGCTGCCATTAGGTAAACTTGAAGTTCTCGCATTGTCAGTTGCAGGATTATGATCATATGCAGAGAACACTGGCGATTTCCCAATTTGCATAGAACTATCAAAATGGTATTGATTCCCACCTGGGAAAGCATTACATATAGGAGCATTTAAGCCAGGGAACATCGGTTCTGACCCGCAAAGACGCTTGGATGGATGAACTGTTGGGAGCACGGACTTGTTATGGTACGGATTGCTTAGACTCTGCGTAAGCAGGCTACTTGCGGGAATGTCAGGCAAGTTACCAGGAGGAAAGTTCAGCATGAATATATGGCGATTAAGTTCCAAATTCTTAAATTCCAC
The genomic region above belongs to Salvia hispanica cultivar TCC Black 2014 chromosome 3, UniMelb_Shisp_WGS_1.0, whole genome shotgun sequence and contains:
- the LOC125216259 gene encoding BTB/POZ and MATH domain-containing protein 4-like isoform X2 gives rise to the protein MAETLDRTPNQTSPTRSRSVTETVNGSHRFVIQGYSLAKGMGVGKHIASEEFTVGGYKWAIYFYPDGKNPEDNSTYVSVFIALASEGTDVRALFELTLMDQSGKGKHKVHSHFDRSLESGPYTLKYRGSMWGYKRFFRRAMLETSDFLRDDCLKINCTVGVVVSATDCSMLHSIQVPDSDIGSDIGMLLENMEGSDIIFNVSGEKFHAHKLVLSARSPKFRSELLEGVDIEAEEVMVPDMEPKVFKALLHFIYRDTLAEDELISSSSCSTPLVADTLTAKLLAAADHYDLERLKRICESHLCKDISVDSVTQVLSLADCYHAAELKDVCLKFAAENLAV
- the LOC125216259 gene encoding BTB/POZ and MATH domain-containing protein 4-like isoform X1, which gives rise to MAETLDRTPNQTSPTRSRSVTETVNGSHRFVIQGYSLAKGMGVGKHIASEEFTVGGYKWAIYFYPDGKNPEDNSTYVSVFIALASEGTDVRALFELTLMDQSGKGKHKVHSHFDRSLESGPYTLKYRGSMWGYKRFFRRAMLETSDFLRDDCLKINCTVGVVVSATDCSMLHSIQVPDSDIGSDIGMLLENMEGSDIIFNVSGEKFHAHKLVLSARSPKFRSELLEGVDIEAEEVMVPDMEPKVFKALLHFIYRDTLAEDELISSSSCSTPLVADTLTAKLLAAADHYDLERLKRICESHLCKDISVDSVTQVLSLADCYHAAELKDVCLKFAAENLAAVMRSDGFEYLKENCPSLQSELLKTVAGCDEDCSNGGVKSGSVWAQLSDGSDNSSRRVRQRT
- the LOC125216258 gene encoding transcription factor GAMYB-like, which translates into the protein MVYIGDRMSTESDERTKPNSGVDSPSVDDVTEGNVGGNGPLKKGPWTSAEDAILVEYVTKNGEGNWNAVQKHSGLARCGKSCRLRWANHLRPDLKKGAFTAEEEHRIIELHAQMGNKWARMAAELPGRTDNEIKNYWNTRIKRRQRAGLPIYPPDICSQPLNDNLQSDDMSNLSSGNVHHPELMPNNNFDIPAVEFKNLELNRHIFMLNFPPGNLPDIPASSLLTQSLSNPYHNKSVLPTVHPSKRLCGSEPMFPGLNAPICNAFPGGNQYHFDSSMQIGKSPVFSAYDHNPATDNARTSSLPNGSHAVLNGNSSSEPSWATKPELPSLQTQMGTWGSPSPSSPLRYLESDENLIQSPPNEPMNSCNLSRQNSGLLEAVLSESETIRNSKSNSVNTPHAPTFMDDSLHTLHETEWGAYDNQLSPLGHSSPSMFSGNSLDETFHTGTFPVKEEAINGGLLTYDDSIEARNQMIFSRPDFLLASNCFSPVKHQTNEHTVKDAIEAFYGDDLSKDYKIVDAVATPSTPSHHDHDSSAWNAMPTI